One region of Halomicrobium sp. LC1Hm genomic DNA includes:
- a CDS encoding bacteriorhodopsin — MSTYVPGGESIFLWVGTAGMFLGMLYFIARGWSVSDQRRQKFYIATIMIAAIAFVNYLSMALGFGVTTIELGGEERAIYWARYTDWLFTTPLLLYDLALLAGADRNTIYSLVGLDVLMIGTGALATLSAGSGVLSAGAERLVWWGISTGFLLVLLYFLFSNLTDRASELSGDLQSKFSTLRNLVLVLWLVYPVLWLVGTEGLGLVGLPIETAAFMVLDLTAKIGFGIILLQSHAVLDEGQTASEGAAVAD, encoded by the coding sequence ATGAGTACGTACGTACCGGGCGGCGAAAGCATATTCCTGTGGGTCGGGACGGCAGGAATGTTCCTGGGGATGTTGTACTTCATCGCCAGGGGCTGGAGCGTCTCCGACCAGCGTCGCCAGAAGTTCTACATCGCGACGATCATGATCGCCGCGATCGCCTTCGTGAACTACCTCTCGATGGCACTGGGATTCGGTGTCACGACCATCGAACTCGGTGGCGAGGAACGGGCGATCTACTGGGCGAGATACACCGACTGGCTGTTCACGACGCCGTTACTGCTGTACGACCTCGCCCTGCTCGCGGGGGCCGATCGGAACACGATCTACTCGCTGGTCGGTCTGGACGTGCTGATGATCGGCACCGGTGCGCTCGCGACGCTGTCGGCGGGTTCGGGCGTCCTCTCGGCGGGTGCCGAACGCCTCGTCTGGTGGGGTATCAGCACCGGCTTCCTGCTGGTCTTGCTGTACTTCCTGTTCAGCAACCTCACCGACCGGGCGAGCGAGCTCTCGGGTGACTTGCAGTCGAAGTTCTCGACGCTGCGCAACCTGGTGTTGGTCCTGTGGCTCGTGTACCCCGTCCTGTGGTTGGTCGGGACCGAGGGCCTCGGACTCGTCGGCCTCCCGATCGAGACGGCAGCGTTCATGGTCCTCGACCTGACCGCCAAGATCGGCTTCGGGATCATCCTGCTCCAGAGTCACGCGGTCCTCGACGAGGGACAGACCGCGTCGGAAGGCGCAGCCGTAGCCGACTGA
- a CDS encoding V-type ATP synthase subunit B, producing MKKEYETITEISGPLVFAEVDEPVGYDEIVEIDTGDGDVRRGQVLESTSDYVAIQVFEGTTGIDRNSSVRFLGETMKMKLTEDLLGRVLSGSGDPIDGGPEIEPDERRDIVGKAINPYSREYPEEFIQTGVSGIDGMNTLVRGQKLPIFSASGLPHNDLALQIARQASVPEEEEGDDDEGSEFAVIFGAMGITQEEANEFMDDFERTGALERSVVFMNLADDPAVERTLTPRLALTTAEYLAFDKGYHVLVILTDMTNYCEALREIGAAREEVPGRRGYPGYMYTDLAQLYERAGRIEGREGSVTQIPILTMPGDDDTHPIPDLTGYITEGQIYIDRDLNSQGIEPPINVLPSLSRLMDDGIGEGLTRADHADVKDQIFAAYAEGEDLRDLVNIVGREALSDLDNKYLDFADRFETEFVDQGIDTDRSIDETLELGWDLLSMLPKDALNRIDEDLIEEHYREDETQEVTAD from the coding sequence ATGAAGAAAGAATACGAGACAATCACGGAGATCAGCGGCCCGCTGGTGTTCGCGGAAGTCGACGAGCCGGTCGGCTACGACGAGATCGTCGAGATCGACACCGGCGACGGCGACGTTCGCCGCGGCCAGGTGCTGGAATCGACGAGCGACTACGTCGCGATCCAGGTCTTCGAGGGAACCACGGGGATCGACCGCAATTCCTCCGTGCGCTTCCTCGGCGAGACCATGAAGATGAAGCTCACCGAGGATCTGCTGGGGCGTGTCCTCAGCGGTTCCGGTGACCCGATCGACGGTGGCCCCGAGATCGAACCGGACGAGCGACGTGACATCGTCGGCAAGGCGATCAACCCCTACTCTCGGGAGTACCCCGAGGAGTTCATCCAGACCGGCGTCTCCGGTATCGACGGGATGAACACGCTCGTTCGCGGTCAGAAACTGCCGATCTTCTCGGCGTCGGGACTGCCCCACAACGACCTGGCACTCCAGATCGCCCGTCAGGCGAGCGTCCCGGAAGAGGAGGAGGGCGACGACGACGAGGGCTCGGAGTTCGCAGTGATCTTCGGCGCGATGGGGATCACCCAGGAAGAGGCAAACGAGTTCATGGACGACTTCGAGCGCACCGGCGCACTCGAACGCTCCGTCGTCTTCATGAACCTCGCAGACGACCCCGCCGTCGAGCGGACCCTCACCCCGCGGCTGGCACTGACGACCGCGGAGTATCTCGCCTTCGACAAGGGGTATCACGTGCTCGTGATCCTCACGGACATGACCAACTACTGTGAGGCACTGCGCGAGATCGGTGCCGCACGAGAAGAGGTCCCGGGTCGCCGTGGCTACCCCGGATACATGTACACCGACCTGGCACAGCTCTACGAGCGCGCCGGTCGGATCGAGGGTCGGGAGGGCTCGGTCACCCAGATTCCGATCCTCACGATGCCAGGCGACGACGACACGCACCCGATCCCGGACCTGACCGGCTACATCACCGAGGGCCAGATCTACATCGATCGGGACCTCAACAGCCAGGGGATCGAACCGCCGATCAACGTCTTGCCGAGCCTCTCGCGGCTGATGGACGACGGGATCGGCGAGGGACTGACCCGCGCCGACCACGCCGACGTGAAAGACCAGATCTTCGCAGCCTACGCGGAAGGTGAGGACCTGCGCGACCTCGTCAACATCGTCGGCCGCGAGGCGCTGTCGGACCTGGACAACAAGTACCTCGACTTCGCCGACCGGTTCGAGACGGAGTTCGTCGACCAGGGGATCGACACCGATCGCTCCATCGACGAAACGCTCGAACTCGGCTGGGACCTCCTCTCGATGCTGCCCAAGGACGCACTCAACCGTATCGACGAGGACCTGATCGAGGAACACTACCGCGAAGACGAGACCCAGGAAGTCACCGCGGACTGA